Proteins encoded in a region of the Carassius auratus strain Wakin chromosome 21, ASM336829v1, whole genome shotgun sequence genome:
- the nop16 gene encoding nucleolar protein 16, whose amino-acid sequence MGKIKKSRNRGKFDYNKNKKKLKKKMRRKDKPQIECPQIRKAWDEHKTVKQNLKDMGLSLGTKGMLPIKNSKETESKPAETNVLKPYVIEAMEEEANLHGPGKTTCSTDIIEYVQYMVKEYNEDYKAMARDEKNYYQDTPKQIKRKVDFYKRCHPKKYAAFIASLQSQKSS is encoded by the exons atgggtaaaataaaaaaatctcgtAATCGTGGTAAGTttgattacaataaaaacaaaaagaagctGAAAAAGAAGATGAGAAGAAAGGACAAACCGCAAATAGAGTG TCCTCAGATACGCAAGGCTTGGGATGAACACAAAACTGTAAAGCAAAATCTAAAAGACATGGGACTGTCACTTGGGACAAAGGGTATGCTTCCTATTAAAAACAGTAAG GAAACGGAAAGCAAACCAGCCGAGACAAATGTATTGAAACCCTACGTCATTGAAG CAATGGAGGAAGAGGCCAATCTCCATGGTCCGGGCAAAACCACATGCTCCACTGACATTATTGAATATGTTCAATACATGGTGAAAGAATACAATGAGGATTATAAG GCAATGGCAAGGGATGAGAAAAACTACTATCAGGACACACCAAAGCAGATTAAACGGAAAGTGGATTTTTACAAACGGTGTCATCCTAAGAAATATGCTGCGTTCATTGCGTCTCTGCAATCTCAAAAGTCTTCGTGA
- the arl10 gene encoding ADP-ribosylation factor-like 10 — MTVSPPLVCHPLEGNWARAFQNKPGRITCTGEQKRQLAQRTRHLDSGALMVVLRHISVAFTAAMAAVGTALFIALNLFYKRRAWTPESDYYTLREEGEERSEKQVLVLGLDGAGKSSVLQGLSGAGSRRGCRPTRGFNFISLHTPACQLDFLEIGGGEDLRMYWVDYLRRTHILVYVVDSSDRGRLPQAKDELHRLLKADTDLPVVVLGNKQDKPGAVSVPELHEALSLSSVADQRKLFLLAAQSGSDGLSRTCGLQKFQDLLLTLV, encoded by the exons ATGACGGTTTCTCCGCCCCTTGTCTGTCACCCGCTGGAAGGAAACTGGGCGCGTGCTTTTCAAAACAAGCCAGGGCGGATCACGTGCACTGGAGAGCAAAAGCGGCAGCTCGCGCAGCGAACACGGCATTTGGATTCAGGTGCGCTCATGGTTGTACTGCGTCATATCTCCGTGGCGTTCACCGCCGCTATGGCTGCGGTCGGGACCGCGCTATTTATCGCACTCAATCTCTTTTATAAAAGACGAGCATGGACACCAGAGTCCGACTACTACACGTTACGAGAG GAGGGGGAGGAGCGCAGTGAGAAGCAGGTGCTTGTTCTTGGGTTGGATGGCGCTGGTAAGAGCAGCGTTCTGCAGGGGCTGAGCGGAGCAGGCTCCAGGAGGGGCTGCCGACCCACACGCGGCTTCAACTTCATCAGCCTACACACACCTGCATGCCAGCTGGACTTCTTGGAAA TTGGAGGTGGTGAAGACTTGCGAATGTATTGGGTGGATTACCTGAGGAGAACACATATCTTGGTGTACGTGGTGGACTCCTCTGATAGAGGCCGGCTCCCTCAGGCCAAAGACGAGCTCCATCGATTACttaaagcagacactgatctaCCAGTGGTGGTCTTGGGAAACAAGCAG GATAAGCCCGGCGCTGTTAGCGTCCCAGAGCTGCATGAGGCTCTCTCACTGAGCTCAGTGGCTGATCAGAGGAAGCTTTTCCTGCTGGCTGCTCAGTCAGGATCTGACGGATTAAGCAGAACCTGTGGCCTCCAAAAGTTCCAAGACCTGCTTCTGACATTGGTATGA